Part of the Sinorhizobium terangae genome is shown below.
GCATCCTCAACGACGACGGAATGTCTTCGCGCGGACGCAGTGACCCTCCGGACATCTGGACGATCCGGGTTGCGAGATAGTACGCGGCAAACAGCATCAGCACCCAGATCGCGCCCTGCACGAGCGGCAGGGCGAGCGTGAACATCGACTTGATCTGGGCGATCGCCGCGGCATCCGGATTGTAGAGCGGCTCCTGCGCCTTCACAGCCTCGATCACCATGTCGATCATGCGGTCCGAGACGTCGGAATCGTAGCCGACGATATAGCCGACGATGATCATGCCGACGGTAACGAGCCCGGCGAGATGGCCGAGGATGTCGGACAACGGATACCACGCAAGCGCGCCTTCGGGGCCGCCGAGCTCGGAGGCCGGGCGCGCAAGGTTCGCGAGGTGGCTGAGCCAGCCGGCCGGGACAAGCGTCACGAGCAGAATCAGCAGCGCGAAATAGGCGGAAACGAGCGTGGCGGCAGTCGCGCCGGCAACGACGATGGCGACGACCGCGGCCGCGTTGCCCCAGCCGAGGCCGGCAATCAGGATGGGCAGTGCGGAAGCGGCGTAGAGAACGATCGCAAAGGACGACTGCGTGTTCGCGCCCATCGACAGAAGGGCGGCGGTAATGCCGGCAAGCGCGCCGGTGATCAGCGATGTCCTGTTCCAGATATTCACGTTCGCTGTCCTGCTTCAACGCAGTTAGGGGTCAAATGAAGCCCCAACATGGGATTTTGGCGCATGCGCCGGTTCCGATCCGCGCCCACCGCGGAAGGGAGAGAGGCAAGGCACTTACGGTGCGGAAATGCCTTGCCTCGGAACGAGCTTCCGTCGAGTCAATCGACTGACGGAGAGTCAGTTCGCCTTACGATACGACGTAGGGCAGCAGGCCGAGGAAACGTGCACGCTTGATCGCCTGGGCGAGTTCGCGCTGCTTCTTCTGGGAAACCGCCGTGATGCGGGACGGAACGATCTTGCCGCGCTCGGAAATGTAGCGCTGCAGGAGACGGATGTCCTTGTAGTCGATCCGCGGAGCGTTTGCGCCCGAGAAGGGGCAGGTCTTGCGGCGACGGTGGAACGGACGGCGTACCGGAGCGGAAGAAACTTCAGCCATTGTTTTTATCTCCTAAGCTTCGGGTTACGCGCGGTCTTCACGCGGACGGCGCGGACGGTCTTCACGGTCGCCACGGTCCGGACGCGGGCCACGGTCGAAACCGCCTTCGCGCGGGCCACGGCCTTCGCCGCGGGGACGATCGTCGCGATCGCGCTTCTGCATCATCGCGGACGGGCCTTCCTCGTGCTTTTCGACGGCGATCGTCATGTAGCGCAGGACGTCTTCGTTGATGCGCATCTGGCGCTCGACTTCGTGGACGGCCGGTGCCGGAGCATCGATGTCCATCAGGACGTAATGAGCCTTGCGGTTCTTCTTGATGCGGTAGGTGAGGGACTTCAGGCCCCAGTTCTCGACGCGACCGACCTTGCCGCCGTTCGCTTCGATGACGCCCTTGTACTGCTCGACGAGGGCATCGACCTGCTGCGGCGTGATATCCTGCCGGGCAAGGAATACGTGTTCATAAAGAGCCATTGTGGCTTGCCTTTCTTGCGTTAATCAGCCCGGACCTCGGCGGCTAAGCCTCAACGACTGTTCTTAAGGGCCGCGAGGCGGCCGGCAAGAAAGTGTTGTATCGAGACGGTCGAGAGCGGAGACACGGGAGGCCGGAATGCCTTGCATTCCTGGCGGCTTCCAACGCGGGAAACCGGCCCTCCGTTCAGCCACCAGCCAGAAGACCGGGTGTTTCGAACAGCGCGCTTATACGGATTTTCCGCCGAAATGCAAGCCGCGATCCGAACTTCGCCGTCCGGGAGCCGCCGGGTGCCTGCCGGAACAATCGCCGGGCATTGCTGTTGGATATCGGCAACTCAAAACAGCGGGAGCCGACGATGGCCCATGTTGATCCAAGAATGCAAGCCTGCATCGACAATTGCCTGGACTGTTATTCCGTCTGCTTGTCGACCGCGATGAACCATTGCCTCCAGGCAGGCGGCGAGCATACCGAACCGGCGCATTTCAGGCTGATGGCAGCCTGCGCCGAGATCTCCCGGACCGCGGCGCATTTCATGTTGATCGGAAGCCCTCACCACCCGCATCTGTGCCGGGAATGCGCGGAGATCTCCACCGAATGCGCCAAGGATTGCGAGCGCATCGGTGACATGACCGAATGCGCCGACGCCTGCTGGCGCTGCGCCGAGAGCTGCCGCCAGATGGCTGCTTAGTGCATGTCGGCCAAAAGTGTGCAGCGGTTTTGGGACAACGACATGCATAAAAGCAAGGACCTAAAGCGCGCCGCATGAGTCCGATTGAACGCGACGCGCTTTAAGCCCTCGCTTCACAGTGGGGGCGGCTCAGATCGGCGCCGGATAGAGCCGATGAAGGCGCCGGATGCCGTTCATCACATCTTGCGAGAGCGTGATGCCGGCGCCGCCGATGTCGGTCTTCAATTGTTCCATCGACGTCGCGCCGATGATGACCGAAGCCATGAATGGGCGCGTCAAATAGAAGGCAATCGCCATCTGCGCCGGGTCGAGGCCATGCTCGCGGGCGAGCGCCGCATAGGCGGCGACGGCGGGCTCCTGGTGCGGCGTGAAGCGCCCGCCGAGATCGCCGTTGATCGACAGGCGCGATCCCGCGGGCTTCCCGCCCCCCAGATATTTGCCGGTGAGGAGACCGGCCGCAAGCGGCGAATAGGCAAGCAGGCCGACATCCTCGTGATGCGACAGCTCCGCCAGATCGAGGTCGTAGGCCCGATAGAGCAGATTGTATTCGTTCTGGATCGTCGCAATGCGCGGCAGGCCATATTTGTCGGAGAGATCGAGCATCTTCATGGTGCCCCAGGCGGTGTCGTTCGAAAGCCCGATGGCGCGAAGCTTGCCGGCCTTCGCGAGTTCGCCAAGCTTGTCGAGTATCGCCTTCAGGTCGGTGGCGACATGCTCCTTGTCCTGCTTCGACGGGTCGTAGGACCAGGCATTGCGGAAGTGATAATGGCCGCGATTCGGCCAATGAAGCTGATAGAGGTCGACATAGTCCGTCTTCAGCCGCTTGAGGCTGGCATTCAGGGCCTCCTCGATTGCTTCCGGCGTCATTGGTCCGCCGTCGCGGATATAAGGACGGCCGGGGCCGGCCACCTTGGTCGCGAGCACCACATCGTCGCGCCGGCCGCGCGCCGCCAGCCAGTTCCCGATGATGCGTTCGGTGTTGCCATAGGTTTCGGCCGAAAGCGGCGTGGTCGGGTAGAGTTCGGCCGTATCGATGAAATTGACGCCACGGTCGAAGGCGTAATTCAGCTGCGCATGAGCTTCGGTCTGCGTATTCTGTGAGCCCCAGGTCATTGTGCCGAGGCAGATCTCGGAAATCTTGATGCCTGTGCGGCCCAGCGTGTTGTAGCGCATGAAATAACATTCCTCGTGGAAGGCGGGTTTGCGCCGGCAGGAGGGAGAGGCGCGCCGCCAAATGAATTGAAGGGGCCGCGGTTTCATGGCTTGTTGACCGGCGCGGCAGCAATGCGCGGCAAACTTACGCCTTGATTGACGAAGATCAAGGGCAAAAGCCCGCCGGGAACCGCGAAGGTCAGCCTCTGCGCTTGACTCGCTGTTCAGGAATGTGAATGGAGAGGAAAAATGGCGCGGATGAGCAATGAGGCGGGCTTCGCCGGCATCCGTTCCAATGTGAGAAACGATCGCGAGAGTTCTGGTTCGCTCGTTTCGTGATCCAGGGAGGGGCATCCCATGAGCATTGCATTCACGTTCCCCGGGCAGGGCAGCCAGGCTGTCGGCATGGGCAAGGATCTGGCGGACGCCTTTCCGGAGGCGGCAGCCGTCTTCGCCGAGGTCGATGAAGCGCTTGGCGAAAAGCTGTCGGACGTCATGTGGAACGGACCGGAGGAAACGCTGACGCTGACGGCAAACGCGCAGCCGGCGCTGATGGCCGTCTCCATGGCCGTGATCCGCGTGCTTGAAGCCAGGGGCCTGGATCTCAAGAACAAAGTCTCTTTCGTCGCCGGCCATTCGCTCGGCGAATATTCCGCGCTTTGCGCTGCCGGAACTTTCTCGCTTGCAGACACGGCACGGCTCCTGCGCATTCGCGGCAATGCGATGCAGGCGGCCGTCCCTGTCGGCAAAGGCGCGATGGCTGCCATCATCGGCCTGGAACATGCGGACGTCGACGCGGTTTGCCGCGAAGCGTCAGCGCTCGGCTCCTGCCAGATCGCCAACGACAACGGCGGTGGACAGCTGGTGATCTCGGGCGAGAAGCAGGCGGTGGAGAAGGCAGCGGCGCTTGCCTCCGAAAAGGGCGCCAAACGCGCGCTGATGCTGCCGGTCTCCGCACCTTTCCACTCCTCGCTGATGGCGCCCGCCGCTGACGCGATGCGTGATGCACTTGCCAAGGTCGAGAAGCGCGATCCTTCCGTTCCGCTTGTGGCGAATGTTCTGGCTGCTCCCGTGAGTGATGCCGGCGAGATCGCCCGGTTGCTCGTCGAGCAAGTGACCGGCCAGGTACGCTGGCGCGAGACGGTCGAATGGTTCGCGGCCAACAATGTCACGACGCTTTATGAAATCGGCTCGGGCAAGGTGCTGACGGGACTTGCCCGGCGGATCGACAAGACTGTCAACGGCATCGCCGTCAATACGCCCGCCGATATTGACACGGCGCTCGCTGCCCTTCTGGCCTGAGCGCCCCAGTTATAAGGAACAAGCCCATGTTTGATCTTTCCGGCCGCAAGGCTCTCGTCACCGGCGCGTCCGGCGGCATCGGCGAGGAAATCGCCCGCATCCTGCACGCACAGGGTGCCATCGTCGGTGTGCACGGCACGCGTGTCGAGAAGCTTGAGGCGCTCGCCAACACACTTGGCGAGCGTGTTCAGATCTTCCCCGCCAACCTTTCCGATCGCGCCGAAGTCAAGGCGCTTGGCGAGAAGGCGGAGGCTGAACTCGGCGGCGTCGATATCCTCGTCAACAATGCAGGCATCACCAAGGACGGACTCTTCGTCCGCATGAGCGATGAAGATTGGGACAGCGTCATCGAGGTCAACCTCACGGCGGTGTTCCGCCTGACCCGTGAGCTCACTCACCCGATGATGCGTCGCCGCTTCGGCCGCATCATCAACATCACCTCCGTCGTCGGCGTCACCGGGAACCTCGGGCAGGCCAACTATTGTGCCTCGAAGGCTGGCATGATCGGCTTCTCCAAGTCGCTCGCGCAGGAAATCGCCACCCGTAACGTTACCGTCAACTGCGTCGCTCCGGGCTTCATCGAAAGCGCGATGACCGGTAAGCTTAACGACAAGCAGAAGGAGAGTATCATGGGTGCGATCCCGATGCGGCGCATGGGCTCGGGTGCCGAGGTCGCATCCGCCGTTGCCTATCTTGCTTCGAACGAAGCAGGTTACGTCACCGGCCAGACCATTCACGTCAATGGCGGCATGGCGATGATCTGATCCGACACCGGTGAGGAACGGCGCGCGCGGCCTGTCGCGGGCACCTGCATCGCCACCTTCACTGGTCGGTGCCAAATGCCTGAAATTCAATGTTGACCAAGCGAATGTCGGGCATTTTCGCACTTTGCGGCAGACTTAAACCATGTTAATCGGGCCATGACTGTGCGCAGTCGACCGGTCCGGCCAGGTGTCCGGCAGCCCTGGCTGCCTTGGGTTTCCGCGGGTTCGGTTGGATGGATTGCCCGGCGGACCATCTTGGTCTATCAGGCTTGATTGAAAGTGACGGCGCCAAGAATGGCGCCGCAGAGAAACGAAGGTCGAGGAACTCCGACATGAGCGATATCGCAGAACGCGTGAAGAAAATTGTTATTGATCATCTTGGCGTCGACGCCGAAAAGGTCAGCGAAGGCGCAAGCTTCATCGATGACCTCGGCGCGGACTCGCTCGACACCGTCGAACTGGTCATGGCATTCGAAGAAGAATTCGGAGTCGAGATCCCGGACGACGCGGCAGATTCGATCCTGACCGTCGGCGATGCCGTCAAGTTCATCGAGAAGGCTCAGGCCTGATCTTTACGGTCCCGGCCGTTTGACGGGCCGCCTGTGCGGCCCGTACCAGCCCAGGGGAAGTGGGCTGACCTGCGTCGACCGCGGGTTCGATCAGCAAAGCGTTCCCGCCTTTCCCTCTGATCGTCACATGAGAAATTTACAATGGATGCACGGATCGGGGTCGTCACGCGTGGTCCGGTCCGGCTCTGGAACTGAACAGTCAGGGTGGGTCACGGTTTATGAGACGTGTCGTTATCACCGGTACCGGCATGGTATCTCCTTTGGGTTGCGGAACCGAAGTCAGCTGGTCGCGTCTTATCGCGGGCCAGAACGCTGCGCGCAAGGTCACCGAATTCGAGGTTGAGGATCTTCCTGCCAAGATCGCCTGCCGTATTCCTTTCGGTGACGGCTCCGACGGCACCTTCAATGCCGACGACTGGATGGAGCCGAAGGAGCAGCGCAAGGTCGACCCCTTCATCGTTTACGCGATGGCGGCCGCCGACATGGCGCTGGCCGACGCCGGCTGGAAACCGGAAAGCGATGAAGACCAGATCGCGACCGGCGTGCTGATCGGCTCCGGCATCGGTGGCCTCGAGGGCATCGTCGATGCGGGGTATACGCTGCGCGACAAGGGCCCGCGCCGTATCTCCCCGTTCTTCATTCCCGGCCGTCTGATCAATCTCGCTTCGGGTCAGGTCTCCATTCGCCACAAGCTGCGTGGCCCAAACCATTCGGTCGTGACGGCCTGCTCGACGGGCGCGCACGCGATCGGCGACGCGAGCCGGCTGATCGCGCTCGGCGATGCCGACGTGATGGTGGCGGGCGGCACGGAATCGCCGATCTGCCGCATCTCGCTCGCAGGTTTTGCCGCCTGCAAGGCGCTTTCGACCCAGCATAACGATAACCCGGAAAAGGCATCGCGCCCCTATGACGCCGATCGCGACGGTTTCGTCATGGGTGAGGGCGCAGGCGTAGTCATCCTCGAAGAACTGGAGCATGCGAAGGCACGCGGCGCCAAGATCTATGCCGAAATCGTCGGCTACGGTCTGTCGGGCGACGCCTTCCACATCACTGCTCCGTCCGAGGACGGTGACGGCGCCTATCGTTGCATGCAAATGGCATTGAAGCGTGCCGGCCTGATGGCCGCCGACATCGACTACATCAATGCACACGGTACCTCGACGATGGCTGATACGATCGAGCTCGGCGCGGTCGAGCGGCTGGTCGGCAACAGCGCGTCCAAGATATCCATGTCCTCGACCAAGTCGGCAATCGGGCACCTGCTTGGCGCCGCCGGCGCGATCGAGGCGATCTTCTCGGCGCTCGCGATTCGCGACAATATCGCTCCGCCGACCCTCAACCTCGACAATCCCTCCGTCGAGACGAAGATCGATCTGGTGCCGCATGTTGCGCGCAAGCGGGAGATCAACGTCGCGCTGTCGAACTCCTTTGGATTCGGCGGCACGAATGCCTCACTGGTGCTGCGCCGTTATAACGGCAACTAACCATCGGCTTTATGATGCGATCGACAATGCCGATCCTCGGCTGGTTCTGCCGAGGATCGGCATTTGCGTCGGAGACCGCTTCCGACCCTCCGGTGCACTTCAAACACCGCTTGTGATCCTGCTTTTTGCCGCATTGCTCGCTAC
Proteins encoded:
- the rpsF gene encoding 30S ribosomal protein S6 encodes the protein MALYEHVFLARQDITPQQVDALVEQYKGVIEANGGKVGRVENWGLKSLTYRIKKNRKAHYVLMDIDAPAPAVHEVERQMRINEDVLRYMTIAVEKHEEGPSAMMQKRDRDDRPRGEGRGPREGGFDRGPRPDRGDREDRPRRPREDRA
- a CDS encoding four-helix bundle copper-binding protein, encoding MAHVDPRMQACIDNCLDCYSVCLSTAMNHCLQAGGEHTEPAHFRLMAACAEISRTAAHFMLIGSPHHPHLCRECAEISTECAKDCERIGDMTECADACWRCAESCRQMAA
- a CDS encoding aldo/keto reductase, which encodes MRYNTLGRTGIKISEICLGTMTWGSQNTQTEAHAQLNYAFDRGVNFIDTAELYPTTPLSAETYGNTERIIGNWLAARGRRDDVVLATKVAGPGRPYIRDGGPMTPEAIEEALNASLKRLKTDYVDLYQLHWPNRGHYHFRNAWSYDPSKQDKEHVATDLKAILDKLGELAKAGKLRAIGLSNDTAWGTMKMLDLSDKYGLPRIATIQNEYNLLYRAYDLDLAELSHHEDVGLLAYSPLAAGLLTGKYLGGGKPAGSRLSINGDLGGRFTPHQEPAVAAYAALAREHGLDPAQMAIAFYLTRPFMASVIIGATSMEQLKTDIGGAGITLSQDVMNGIRRLHRLYPAPI
- the fabG gene encoding 3-oxoacyl-[acyl-carrier-protein] reductase, whose amino-acid sequence is MFDLSGRKALVTGASGGIGEEIARILHAQGAIVGVHGTRVEKLEALANTLGERVQIFPANLSDRAEVKALGEKAEAELGGVDILVNNAGITKDGLFVRMSDEDWDSVIEVNLTAVFRLTRELTHPMMRRRFGRIINITSVVGVTGNLGQANYCASKAGMIGFSKSLAQEIATRNVTVNCVAPGFIESAMTGKLNDKQKESIMGAIPMRRMGSGAEVASAVAYLASNEAGYVTGQTIHVNGGMAMI
- a CDS encoding acyl carrier protein, with amino-acid sequence MSDIAERVKKIVIDHLGVDAEKVSEGASFIDDLGADSLDTVELVMAFEEEFGVEIPDDAADSILTVGDAVKFIEKAQA
- the rpsR gene encoding 30S ribosomal protein S18; this encodes MAEVSSAPVRRPFHRRRKTCPFSGANAPRIDYKDIRLLQRYISERGKIVPSRITAVSQKKQRELAQAIKRARFLGLLPYVVS
- the fabD gene encoding ACP S-malonyltransferase: MSIAFTFPGQGSQAVGMGKDLADAFPEAAAVFAEVDEALGEKLSDVMWNGPEETLTLTANAQPALMAVSMAVIRVLEARGLDLKNKVSFVAGHSLGEYSALCAAGTFSLADTARLLRIRGNAMQAAVPVGKGAMAAIIGLEHADVDAVCREASALGSCQIANDNGGGQLVISGEKQAVEKAAALASEKGAKRALMLPVSAPFHSSLMAPAADAMRDALAKVEKRDPSVPLVANVLAAPVSDAGEIARLLVEQVTGQVRWRETVEWFAANNVTTLYEIGSGKVLTGLARRIDKTVNGIAVNTPADIDTALAALLA
- a CDS encoding DUF2232 domain-containing protein, with the translated sequence MNIWNRTSLITGALAGITAALLSMGANTQSSFAIVLYAASALPILIAGLGWGNAAAVVAIVVAGATAATLVSAYFALLILLVTLVPAGWLSHLANLARPASELGGPEGALAWYPLSDILGHLAGLVTVGMIIVGYIVGYDSDVSDRMIDMVIEAVKAQEPLYNPDAAAIAQIKSMFTLALPLVQGAIWVLMLFAAYYLATRIVQMSGGSLRPREDIPSSLRMPRNAIFVFLAGLVLAFLGGAPAAIGALICGTFGAGFLLSGFASFHFRTRGKSWRLPVLWIAYLSVLVFTIPAVFFLLSGLTDTRRTIAVTPTGKS
- the fabF gene encoding beta-ketoacyl-ACP synthase II, with amino-acid sequence MRRVVITGTGMVSPLGCGTEVSWSRLIAGQNAARKVTEFEVEDLPAKIACRIPFGDGSDGTFNADDWMEPKEQRKVDPFIVYAMAAADMALADAGWKPESDEDQIATGVLIGSGIGGLEGIVDAGYTLRDKGPRRISPFFIPGRLINLASGQVSIRHKLRGPNHSVVTACSTGAHAIGDASRLIALGDADVMVAGGTESPICRISLAGFAACKALSTQHNDNPEKASRPYDADRDGFVMGEGAGVVILEELEHAKARGAKIYAEIVGYGLSGDAFHITAPSEDGDGAYRCMQMALKRAGLMAADIDYINAHGTSTMADTIELGAVERLVGNSASKISMSSTKSAIGHLLGAAGAIEAIFSALAIRDNIAPPTLNLDNPSVETKIDLVPHVARKREINVALSNSFGFGGTNASLVLRRYNGN